In Hemicordylus capensis ecotype Gifberg chromosome 12, rHemCap1.1.pri, whole genome shotgun sequence, the genomic stretch gcaaagttgagtaggcctggcctacactgaccggcagcggcgtctccaaggtggcaggcaggagtctctctcagcctaatcttggagatgcggccagaggaagaacttggagcctagatgctggTCAGAACCAGaatgagtctgacccttggtccgtttagctcaggattgtcttcacagactggcagcggcttctcctcccGGGTTCCAGGccggagtgtctcccagccctccctggagatgctgctgccggcAGGGGTGGGACCCGGgcccttctgcgtgcaaagcggatgctTGGCCACTGAGCCTCAGCCCCCTCCCCGAagggggaatatctggcagtgctctcCTGGAGTCCCCCCTCCAAAtgggaaccagggcagaccctgctcagcaaaggggaccattcatgctctccTCCCCTGAAAAGATCCTCTGGCCAGAGTGGACAGGATTCGAACCCAGGCGGGGAGAGCCCCGTGGATTCCTGGCTCATCCTTGGGGCCCAGTTTGAGCCTCATTTTGAAACTCGTAGCCCAAGGATCCTCAGGCTTACCCGTTAAAGAGGACCTGAGCCAACTTGAAGAGTTCCTGCCCGGCTTCTATGCTGGAGGGGCCATAACGGGCTTCGACAACCTGGATGCTGCTGGACAGGTGCTCTGCGGCCTCCGCCCACTTCCCTGGGAAAGCGGGatggggggaagaagaagaagaagcagggatGGTGAAGCGTCCTGTGGGGGATGAAGCGctttgctctcctcccccccaccaccaccaccgcgacTGCTTAGCACTTTATTTTAACGCCAATTTCTTCATATtggtggaacagaggaagctgcctcaccGCCACTCACACCTTCGTCATCAACCTTCAAATGCATCTTTGATTTTTAGAGATGCCTGAACCTGGTAAGGAAAAGCATCCGTGCAGATTTAACACAGCCCGTGCAAACAGACCACCATGCATTCTTCCATGGAGATAAGCGGGTGCCAGTgaggggggggaaagggaaatgacAGGAAAATTCCGCGGACCACTCACCCAGGGTGACATAGGCCCGTGCCAGGTGGTCCTCAATCTCGCCCACCATCAAGTGGTCCGGAGAGAGGAATCTTTCCGCATCCAGCCTGCATTTCAGCAAGAGCTCCACCGACTGACCTGCAGATTCAGAGGGAACAGGCCTCAACCCGAGCATCAGGTGGGGATGCGCTCACAAGAGGAGGAGTGGAACAAGCAAGCTCTCAGGGGGGCTACGGGGAAGGGATTTCCGGAGAGGGAAGAGAGcgggttggaggaggaggagggggagagagccaGAGAGACAGCCCTGCTGAAAGGAGGACGGACTGGGTGAATGGCCAAGGCCCTGCCCTCTGCCcctgagagagaaggaggagcagcaccaccaccaccaccacagcaggacTGAGTTCTGAGAGAGGACCAGCCGGGCCACCACACCGTCTGGGCAGGGCGATGCTGCCACCCCGTGGTGGCCACGGACTAGGCTTCCTTGCCAGGGATTCATCTTCTCTGACCACCTTGTGGGTGCAGGCGACGGGGGGGAAGGCTCTTACCGGACTGGCCCTGCCCAAGGCGTTCCAAGGCGGCCTCGGTCCGCAGCTGAAGTCCCCGCAGCCGACGCAGGAAGCCATCCTCCGGGACCGGGCCCTCGCAGGCGCCGCTGGAGCAACGGAGCAGGCCCTCCCCCTGCAAAGGCCACAGGCTCATCGCGGCGGCTTCCGACAGAGCGACTCCCAGCCCTCCTACCCCACACACGCCTTCCCCAACACGTGGTGCTGTGACACACGAGGGACCCGACCACAAAAGCGAGTCCTGGGGTAGCCGGCGCAAATTGCTAAGCGGGGTTTTGCCCTGGCTGGCACTTGGATGAGACATGGGTGAGCTGTCAgggattcccctttggggatggtgggggatccgctccgggaagagcccctacctgctttcccccccccttttcttaaacattttatatcccgctcttcctccaaggagcccagagcggtgtcctacagacttaggtttcttctcacaacaaccctgtgaagtaggcgaggctgagagagaactgaccggcccagagtcacatccagctagtctcatggctgaagggggatttgaactcgggtctccccagtcctagtccagcactctaaccgctacaccacactggctctcaatccTTTGGCCAAATCCTCATAAGATTAAAAAATGCCACATTGCCCCgactttatatatattttatatcccgctctccctccaaggagcccagagcggggtcctacagacttaggtttctttctcacaacaaccctgtgaagtaggttaggctcagagaaaagtggctggcccagagtcacatccagccagtctcatgaggctgaagtgggatttgaactcgggtctccccggtcctagtccaggactccaaccactacgccacgctggctcttgaGACCTGCAGAaggaggtcccaagtcccctccctggcagcagcctctccaagataaggctgagagagacacctgcctgcctcctgggagaagccgctgccagtctgggtcggcaatcctgagcgagagggacccagggattcagtataaggcagcttcccgtcTGTCCATTAACTGGAGGCCCTCCCTCACCGACGCCCTGCCCAGGAGACAAACAAAAGGTTTCCAGACGGATCCGACTAGCCCCTTACCTGCATGGGCATGCGGCAGGCAGGGCAGCAGAAGCCGCTGCGCTGGCGGGCTGCCCTCTCCCTGGAGCTGGGGCGGAGTTCATCCAAGCAGGGCTGGCACCGGCACTCAAAGAAATACTGAGCCAGGAGCCGCTCGCGCCTTTCGGCAGCCCCCATGCGGCTGCGGTGAGGCCCTGCCAGGAGAGGACCAAGGAGGTCAGAGGACGCAGAGCCAAGGGGGGCTTCTGGGCACATGCCACACCGCAACCACAGGGCTCATGTCTTGGTTTGGCTGGGCAGGCTCCAGGGCTTCCCGGGTGGCTGGCTTCGCTCTCCGGGACTACAGTGGGCTGCCAGTCTTTTggaaaaaaccatttttaaaagcacgATTTAATCCTCATTCATTGCCTTAAGAAACAGACCGATAGGTGCAAGGAGCCGTACAGAGGTTGCCAATCTGCTCCAGGGAAGTGAGGTTGCGGCTGGCATGGTTGccagccaatcagtgctgtgcaCAGCGGGATTCCGCTGCTAAATCCAGTTTTCATGGAGTTCAGCCTGGCCAAAGACCAATCATTTGACTATATCTGGGCTCATCTTGACCAGACAGAACTTCTGTGTGTCAGGCCAACGGCTTTTCCTTCTGGGCcaggggagagaagtgactcaCCGTAGCAGTGGAGAATCTCCTGCCCTCTGGGGATGGGCTGCAAAGCCCTGACCTCCGCAGTGGTGCTGCTGAACGTCACGCTGGTGTTAGGGTCGCAGGAATGGTTCAGGAGACTGAGCACGGGGAAGAGAGCTGCAGCCAGGCGCACCTGCTCACGGCTCGTGACTGGTCCGCCCCCAGAACCTGGGTGAAAACGACAAAAGATCTGAGGGACAGAGATCCATACAAGGGAGGTCTTCCAAGGGAGGTCTTCAAACCGCcgtcccctgttaactgagcaaagaggcaccttttaaaagtggtgatattCGTCtatttatcaggaggagagcaactggccctctccagccccagcacagcacccctctagTGGCTGTCGCCGGTGTCTGTCTTCTCTTTCTTTgtagacggtgagccctttggggacagggatccctcttattacTTGACGATTGttttctctgtgtcaactgctttgggaatgtttgctgaaaagcagtatataaatattcattgtttgtatatatttgcttgtatatatttgtttgttggcatatatatatatttgtttcaaAGCTTCCAGGAACTGACCAGCTGCATTCATCATAAACTCTCTCTTTTTGTAGCACAGCCTGCAGCCCCAccgacacaggaagctgccttccgctgagtcagaccatctgaCCATCAACcatcaacccctcctggattcgaCCCAAGACAGCcccggggctctgtgggcgccaggagccgacaccgattGGACGGCACATTTTCCCTTTGCCAcgagaccagctcccctcccgcGGTCTCTCTAGCGGATCAAGTGGGAGCAAGACCAAGCCTAACCTGACTCGCGAAGTGCCGTGATGGCCTGCGAGTTGCTCTGCAGTTGCAGCATGTGCCTCAGCACGGCCTCCCCGAAGACCATCAAGCCGGGAGAGGTCTCAGCAGCGCTGGGTTCTTCCTGGCTCTCAGGCGTCCTCTCCCCGGGAAGCAAAGCGGATCGGCCGGCGTCTCCCAGGCCTCTGCACAAGGCCGCCGCGGTCAAGCCACCGAGGAACCGGGCTTCAGGACTGTGTTTCTCGGTGTGTGGCAGAAGACTGAAGACCGCTCGGTAGGAACCGCGATACCGTCCGTCAGCGTCGCAGCCGGGGATGGGGGCGGAGTCCCCCTCGGCCTCGTCAGCTCGTGGTCCAGTGGCAGGCTCTTCCACGTCCCTCCCACCCGGCGGCTTGACCAAAGAGCTGACCTCGGCCACCCCCGCCACCAGAACGGCTCGGAAGGCCACGTGGCAGAAAACCCCCAGCGTGAGAAGCAGACCCCCAAGGGAGCACTCGCGCCGGTGGTAGCTCGTCCACGCCGTCTCTGCACACGTGCGGCTGCAGTACCGGGCGTAGCTGCACCCCCGGCAGGGCACAGAAGCCAGAAGTGGACTCAGGCAACGGTGGCAGTGAAGATCTTCCGTCTCCAGTGGCTTGTCCGACGTGGGCTCAGCACAGCCTCGGAGCAAGAAGCTTTCTCCTGGACGCAGCACGCTGACAAACGCCTCTTCCCTGACTAAGAGTTGGCCAGGAGGAATATCCTCGGCAGCAATCAAATGGCGCCCTTTGCCGGTGGAAAACCTCAGGCTCACGGATGGAGAGGCGTGGGAAACCTTGCTGTTCTCCTCCCAGTGGCTCGCATCCTCCTGGGTCCCGTCACGGGCGGTGGGCTGGCAGGCCGAGCTGGGCCTCTCTCGACCGACTCCGACTTTCAGCTGACGGAACTTATGGAGCAGGGTCTGGTGGCTGGTAGCATTCGAACCCGGATCCGCCGACATTTTCGTCTCCAGATGGCCGAGGGTGTCGCTTGCCTCTTGCAGCTTCCCCAGAGAAAGAAGGCATTCCGCTTTCCGCAGCAAAATCTTGGGGCAG encodes the following:
- the SMYD4 gene encoding SET and MYND domain-containing protein 4, which translates into the protein MDLPVEKWKAYVSQKWASLEPSLKKQLCDTVSLRDIIFLSFTLFRPEDEEYLQSLSEYYHVQKEPQRVPSYKERGNERFQKKDYAAALVLYSTALSHSEAGSPEAAVCYANRSAALFHLGQLELCLEDIARAQAEGYPDRLCPKILLRKAECLLSLGKLQEASDTLGHLETKMSADPGSNATSHQTLLHKFRQLKVGVGRERPSSACQPTARDGTQEDASHWEENSKVSHASPSVSLRFSTGKGRHLIAAEDIPPGQLLVREEAFVSVLRPGESFLLRGCAEPTSDKPLETEDLHCHRCLSPLLASVPCRGCSYARYCSRTCAETAWTSYHRRECSLGGLLLTLGVFCHVAFRAVLVAGVAEVSSLVKPPGGRDVEEPATGPRADEAEGDSAPIPGCDADGRYRGSYRAVFSLLPHTEKHSPEARFLGGLTAAALCRGLGDAGRSALLPGERTPESQEEPSAAETSPGLMVFGEAVLRHMLQLQSNSQAITALRESGSGGGPVTSREQVRLAAALFPVLSLLNHSCDPNTSVTFSSTTAEVRALQPIPRGQEILHCYGPHRSRMGAAERRERLLAQYFFECRCQPCLDELRPSSRERAARQRSGFCCPACRMPMQGEGLLRCSSGACEGPVPEDGFLRRLRGLQLRTEAALERLGQGQSGQSVELLLKCRLDAERFLSPDHLMVGEIEDHLARAYVTLGKWAEAAEHLSSSIQVVEARYGPSSIEAGQELFKLAQVLFNGCAVPESLGAIRKAEAVLSTHWGAQSPPVRELHAMRACLQERLGGHAAATARTPTGPQPQR